Sequence from the Desulfovibrio oxyclinae DSM 11498 genome:
ATAATCATCCGGCTGCCGATGCGTCTGAAATTATGTGGTTCGTGAAAATGAATCCACGCCGACCCGTCTGACATGATCAATCGTTCTCCGTCGAACGTCAGTCCCCATCCTTCCCTGCGTGAAAACCGCTCCGGCAGCTCAAAGCGTCCTGACGGTTCGAGCGTGTGCGGATCGAAGGTCCACACCTGTCCGGATTTCCAGGTGAGCATGAACAGCCGTTCCTTTGCCACTGCGATGCCTTCGGCGAAGAGCTCGTCCGGCATCCGGTAGACGGAGAGTACCTGTCCGCCACTGTCTAGGCGTCGCAGGGTGGACTCCCCGTAATGGCCGGTGCTTTCCAGAAAACCGCCTTCGAACCGGATGAGTCCCTGCGTGTAAGCGCCTGTGTCGTGAGGCAGACGCTCAAGAACCGTCACCGGCAGTACCGGTGCGGCGAGCACGCTCACAGGTAGGCACAGGACGATGAGCAGGGCGAGCAGACGGGCCATGGGTTCCTCCGAATGAAAAAAGGGTGACGCACGAATGCGCCACCCTAGGGATACTGTCAGTATTGCGAAACGGTCAAGCTAGGCGCGATTGCGGCGACGCTCGTCGAAGCTCTCCTTGAGTGAACAGAGCACCGGGACCACCACCAGCGTGAGCACCGTTGCCACGGCCAGGCCGAAGATGACGGCCACCGCCATGGATCCCCACCACTGCGAGGATTCTCCGCCCACGTCCCAGCGGAAGTTCACGAAGTCGAAGCTGATGCCGGTCGCCATGGGCAGCAGGCCCAGAACGGTGGTAATGGCGGTGAGCAGTACGGGCCTGAATCGCGTCAGACCCGCCTCCACGAGGGCATCGCGAACCTTCATGCCGGAACGCTTGAGCTGTTCGAAGTAGTCGATGAGCACGATGGCGTTGTTGACCACGACCCCGGCGAGGCTGACCACGCCGACGCCGGTCATGATCACCCCGAAGGGCGTCCCCGTGACCAGCAGGCCGAGGAATACGCCGATGAAGGACAGCAGCACCGAAGTCAGGATGATGAACGGCGTGACCACGGAATTGAACTGCGTCACCAGTACGAGGAAGATGATGAAGATGGTGGCCACGAATGCCTTGGCGAGGAAGCTCCCCGCCTTGTTCTGTTCTTCCTGCTCGCCGGTGAAACGGTACGAGTAGCCGCGCGGCCACTGCATGTCCGCCAGCCGTTCTTCGGTTATCTCGCGGATGATGTCGTTGGCGAGGCGACCGTCCACGTCGCCCTCGATGGTCACCACGCGCTTCTGGTCCTTGCGGTTGATGCCGCCGAGGCCGCGCGTCACTTCGGCTCGCGCCACGGAGGTGATGGGGATGGGATCCCCTTCCGGACCGGACACCGTCAGCCGGCGCAGGCTCTCGATGGAGCTGCGGTCCGCTTCGGGCAGCTTGGCGATGATGTCATATTCGTCCTTGCCTTCGCGGTAGGTACCCACCTTGGCGCCGTTGACCGCGCTCTTGACGGTCCAGGCAACGGTGTGCGCGTCGAGGCCCATGAGAGCGGCCTTCTCCTTGTCCACGCGTATCTGGATTTCCGGCTTGGCGGAAACGTAGTTGTCCTTGAGGTCCACCAGCCCCCGCACGTTCTTGATGCGCTTTCTGACTTCCGAGGCCAGTTCTCCGAGCACGCGCATGTCCGGGCCGGTGATTTCCATGTTCACGGGCGCACCGGTGGGCGGGCCTTTTTCTTCCTTGTCCACGATTATCTGCGCGCCGCGTATCTCGCTACGCAGCCTGTCGCGCATGTCGGTGAGAATCTCGGAGGACGGACGCGAACGGTCGTGCATGTCCACGAAGTCCACCGTCACCTGACTCCAGTGGGTGCCGAACTCGTCGGCCTGACTGGTCTTGCCGGTGTTGGCGATGACGTATTCCACGTCCGGGCGATACTCGTCGCACACGGCTTCAACCTGCCGCACGATATCGTCGGAGGCGTCGAGGTTGGTACCGACCGGGGCCTTGATCTTGATCCACGCGCGCTTGGGGTCGGTCTCCGGCAGGAATTCGACGCCCTTGCCGAACATGCCGAAGGCCACGGTCATGAGCACCAGCAGGACGAAGGAGCCGCCCACGATCTTGATGCGGTTGTCCAGCGCCCATTCGAGCATGGGCAGGTAGAGTCGTTTCAACCGCTCCAGCGCCCGGTCGATGCGGGTGGGCCTGCCTTCGAGGTCCGCCTTGCGGATGGTCTGGAACCGCGCCGAAAGCACGGGGTTGATGACCAGTGCCACGAAGAGCGATCCTGCCAGCGCGATAATGACGGTCTTGGGCAGGAAGGCCATGAACTCGCCCATGATGCCGGGCCAGAAGACCATGGGGGCGAACGCGCCCACGGTGGTCAGCGTGGAGGTGATGACCGGCCATGCCACTTCGTCGGTGGCGTGTTGCGCCGCCACCTCGCGGCTCTTGCCTTCCTGCATGTGCCGGTAGATGTTCTCCACCACCACGATGCCGTTGTCCACGAGCATCCCCAGCGCGAGAATCAGCGAGAAGAGCACCACCATGTTCAGGGTGATGCCAAGCGCCTGCAGCGCGATGAAGGTGATGAGCATGGAGATGGGAATGGACAGAGAGACGAAGAGCGCGGAGCGGCCGCCGATGAAGGCGAAGACCACCGCCAGCACGAGGATCAGCCCGGAGATGATGTTGTTTTCAAGGTCCGCCACCATGCGGCGGATGTCCTTGCTGGTGTCCGAAGTCATGGAAATGTGCAGGTCCGGCGGCAGGTCGTGGCGCATCTGCTTCACGATGCCGCGCACGGTGTCGTTGATCTCGATGATGTTCTCGCCAGCGCGCTTCTTGACCTGAATGGTGACGCTGACCTCGCCGTCGAGTCGGGACTTGTCGGTGGGGTCCTTGTAGGAGTCCACGATCTCGGCCACGTCGCGCAGGTAAACGGGTTTGCCGTCTCGCACAAAGGCCACGATGTTGTCGATCTCGTTGGGATGGTGGAAATCTTCGGGCGTGCGCACGGTGTAGCGGCCCTTGCCGATGTCCATGGTGCCGCCGGGCATGTTCACGTTGCCCTTTTGCACCGAGTCCAGCAGCTTGGAGAACGGCATCTTGTAGAAGGCCACCCGGTCCATGTCGAACAGCACGTGAATTTCGCGCTCAAGGCCGCCAACGATCACCGCGTCGAGCACGCCGGGGATGGACTCGATGCGGTCCTCGAAGTCCTCGGCAAAGACCTTGAGCCGCCGCAGGCTGAAGGGACCGGAGAGCACCACGTTCATGATGGGCCGCTCGGAAAGGTTCAGCTCCCGGACCTCGGGCTCATCTGGCAACTCGTCCGGCAGGTCCGGCTTGGCCTGATCCACCTTGTCGCGCACTTTCTGCAAGGCGTCGTCCACGTCCACGTCGGGCGTGAACTCAATGGTGATCATGGAGATGCCGTCGTCCGAAATGGACTTGAGCTCCTTGAGGCCGGAGACGCCCTTGAGCTTGCGTTCCAGCGGGATGGTCACCAGCTTTTCCATGTCCTCCGGGGCCACGCCCTCGTAGGATGTCTGCACGAAGATATAGGGAACCTTGATGTCCGGGGAGTCCTCGCGCGGCAGGGACGCATAGCTGGAGAGCCCCGCCACCACAATGAAGAGCAGCAGGANCAGAACCGTGGATTTGCGGCTCAG
This genomic interval carries:
- a CDS encoding glutaminyl-peptide cyclotransferase, which gives rise to MARLLALLIVLCLPVSVLAAPVLPVTVLERLPHDTGAYTQGLIRFEGGFLESTGHYGESTLRRLDSGGQVLSVYRMPDELFAEGIAVAKERLFMLTWKSGQVWTFDPHTLEPSGRFELPERFSRREGWGLTFDGERLIMSDGSAWIHFHEPHNFRRIGSRMIIDEGHPVRRLNELEMVNGWLLANIWKRDELAVIDPATGIVAARLDLSPLRNRLNAGAEVANGIAWDEGNEGLYVTGKDWDTMFRIALPGVLKNPPGLR
- a CDS encoding efflux RND transporter permease subunit, with the protein product MIINDLALSRKSTVLXLLLFIVVAGLSSYASLPREDSPDIKVPYIFVQTSYEGVAPEDMEKLVTIPLERKLKGVSGLKELKSISDDGISMITIEFTPDVDVDDALQKVRDKVDQAKPDLPDELPDEPEVRELNLSERPIMNVVLSGPFSLRRLKVFAEDFEDRIESIPGVLDAVIVGGLEREIHVLFDMDRVAFYKMPFSKLLDSVQKGNVNMPGGTMDIGKGRYTVRTPEDFHHPNEIDNIVAFVRDGKPVYLRDVAEIVDSYKDPTDKSRLDGEVSVTIQVKKRAGENIIEINDTVRGIVKQMRHDLPPDLHISMTSDTSKDIRRMVADLENNIISGLILVLAVVFAFIGGRSALFVSLSIPISMLITFIALQALGITLNMVVLFSLILALGMLVDNGIVVVENIYRHMQEGKSREVAAQHATDEVAWPVITSTLTTVGAFAPMVFWPGIMGEFMAFLPKTVIIALAGSLFVALVINPVLSARFQTIRKADLEGRPTRIDRALERLKRLYLPMLEWALDNRIKIVGGSFVLLVLMTVAFGMFGKGVEFLPETDPKRAWIKIKAPVGTNLDASDDIVRQVEAVCDEYRPDVEYVIANTGKTSQADEFGTHWSQVTVDFVDMHDRSRPSSEILTDMRDRLRSEIRGAQIIVDKEEKGPPTGAPVNMEITGPDMRVLGELASEVRKRIKNVRGLVDLKDNYVSAKPEIQIRVDKEKAALMGLDAHTVAWTVKSAVNGAKVGTYREGKDEYDIIAKLPEADRSSIESLRRLTVSGPEGDPIPITSVARAEVTRGLGGINRKDQKRVVTIEGDVDGRLANDIIREITEERLADMQWPRGYSYRFTGEQEEQNKAGSFLAKAFVATIFIIFLVLVTQFNSVVTPFIILTSVLLSFIGVFLGLLVTGTPFGVIMTGVGVVSLAGVVVNNAIVLIDYFEQLKRSGMKVRDALVEAGLTRFRPVLLTAITTVLGLLPMATGISFDFVNFRWDVGGESSQWWGSMAVAVIFGLAVATVLTLVVVPVLCSLKESFDERRRNRA